The sequence CGATAGTCGATCCGCACCACGTTCGCCGCGGTCAGCGTGTAGGTCATCGTCAGATCGAGCGCGCCGGGGAAGCCGCCGTCGCCGTCGGGGCTCTTGAGCGTCAGCATCACGCCGACGTCGCCGCCATGCTGGAACGGCGCGGCGGCGAAGATGCGCCCGGCATAGTCGCTCGGCCCGCTGTGCAGCACCACCTTGTTCGCCGGGCTCGCGCCGCCGATCGGGTAGAAATGGCCGTCGAGCGTGAAGCCGCCGTTGGCAATGCGGTTGGCGAAGCGGCCGATGACGGTATTGAACCCGCCTGCCTTCTCCCATTCGGCGAAGCCGTCATGGCCGAGGACGACGTTGGCCGGACGCCCGTTGCGATCGGGCGCCTCCAGCTCGACGAATGCGCCGCCGCGCGTCGACACCTTCGCGGTCATGCCATGATCGTTGGCGAGCGTGATGAGTTCGACCTGGCCGTCGGGCGCGGTGCCGAACGGGGCGCGGGTGACGCTGGCCGCGTCTGCTGCGGCGGCGCCGGCCGCAAGGATGCAGGCGAGCAGAACGGAAATCCTCATTTCAGCGGCTCCAGCCGAATGACCATGCCCGGGGTCGGATCCGACAGGCCGAAGCCCGCCGTGGGCGTCTGGACGAGGACGTAGAGCAGGCCATCGGGCCCGGTCCGCACGGCGCGCGTGCGGCCCAGATCGTGGAAGATGATCTCCTGCGACACCACGCTGCGTCCCTCGATCGCGATCCGCCGCAATTGCTGGCCTACCAGCCCCGCGACGAACAGGCTTCCCGTCCAGCCGGGATAGCGCGTGCCCGCGTAGAAGCCGATGCCGCTCGGCGCAATCGCCGGCGTCCAATAGGCGATGGGCGGGTCCATCCCCGGGGCGTCGCGCTTGGTGATGCCCGGCTGGATGCCCATCGACACCACCCCCCAGCCGTAATTGTGGCCCTTCGCGATGATGTTGAGCTCGTCGCCGCCCATCGGGCCATGCTCGCTCTCCCACAACAGCCCGGTGGCGGGATCGAATGCCAGCCCCTCGGGATTGCGGTGGCCGTAGCTCCAGATGGTCGGCACCGCGCCGGGCGTGTGGGCGAACGGATTGTCGGGCGGGACGGTGCCGTCGTCGTTAATGCGATGGATCTTGCCGAGCGGGCTGTCGAGCCGCTGCGCATCGGTCATGTCGCCGCGCTCGCCCAGCGAGAAGAACAGGTGGCCGTGCCCGTCAAACAGGAAGCGGCAGCCATAATGCGCGCCGCTGGCGGTATAGAGCGCGGGCGGCGCACGAAACAGCTCCTGATTGTCGATCCAGCGCCCGTCGCGGCTGATGCGGCCGCGCACGACGACGGTCATCGACGGCGGGCTCGCGACATGCCGGCCGGGTGTGGGCGTGGCCGCTTCCTCGGCCGTCACGACATGGCCGGGAACGACCTCGGCATAAGCGAGGTAGATCCAGCCGTTGCGCGCATAATCGGGATCGACCGCGACATCGAGCAGCCCCGAATCCTGCCGTTCCCATACTTTGGGCGTGCCGCGCACCGCATCGGGCAGCAGGCGCCCGTCGCGGGTGACGATGCGCAGGCGGCCTGGCCGTTCGG is a genomic window of Sphingomonas nostoxanthinifaciens containing:
- a CDS encoding PQQ-dependent sugar dehydrogenase, giving the protein MAAIGRRARSRAGASAAALMLLAGVIRAQSPAPPPQRPDAAIAATYAETCAGCHGSDARGGRGPALLDPRLLAQLSDRQIHDTVMQGVPGSEMPAFKDVLGDDRIWQMVAYLRTHAAALQAAPAFVPDPDGRVIRTARQAVRIHVVAKGLSTPWGLAWLPDGRMLVTERPGRLRIVTRDGRLLPDAVRGTPKVWERQDSGLLDVAVDPDYARNGWIYLAYAEVVPGHVVTAEEAATPTPGRHVASPPSMTVVVRGRISRDGRWIDNQELFRAPPALYTASGAHYGCRFLFDGHGHLFFSLGERGDMTDAQRLDSPLGKIHRINDDGTVPPDNPFAHTPGAVPTIWSYGHRNPEGLAFDPATGLLWESEHGPMGGDELNIIAKGHNYGWGVVSMGIQPGITKRDAPGMDPPIAYWTPAIAPSGIGFYAGTRYPGWTGSLFVAGLVGQQLRRIAIEGRSVVSQEIIFHDLGRTRAVRTGPDGLLYVLVQTPTAGFGLSDPTPGMVIRLEPLK